In Drosophila nasuta strain 15112-1781.00 chromosome 2R, ASM2355853v1, whole genome shotgun sequence, a single genomic region encodes these proteins:
- the LOC132786581 gene encoding bursicon isoform X1 has translation MCVCVREREREREREEIKGAELSGINAIFVYAITRQKGFVWRCLRALLGNKSCDNALRQRSLPATEHTEASYKSRSAVGNVFHLKPSPKTCNEMLRHVLRNENNRIFVLILLYCVLVSLLKLCMAQADNAVSSSDNGKLQYDIGHLGDDCKVTPVIHVLQYPGCVPKPIPSFACVGRCASYIQVSGSKIWQMERSCMCCQESGEREAAVSLFCPKVKHGERKFKKVLTKAPLECMCRPCTSIEESGIIPQEIAGYSDEGPLNNHFRRIALQ, from the exons atgtgtgtgtgtgtgagagagagagagagagagagagagagagaggaaataAAAGGAGCCGAGCTCAGCGGGATAAATGCCATTTTCGTGTATGCAATTACTAGGCAAAAAGGTTTTGTTTGGCGCTGCTTGCGCGCTTTATTGGGCAATAAGTCATGCGACAACGCATTAAGGCAACGTTCGCTGCCGGCAACGGAACACACTGAGGCTTCCTATAAAAGCCGCTCGGCAGTTGGCAACGTTTTCCATTTGAAGCCATCGCCGAAGACTTGCAACGAAATGCTGCGCCACGTGCTACGCAATGAGAACAATCGCATTTTTGTGCTAATTCTGTTATACTGTGTGTTGGTCAGTTTGCTGAAATTGTGTATGGCGCAGGCGGATAACGCGGTGTCCTCCAGTGATAATGGTAAACTACAATATG ATATTGGGCATCTTGGTGATGATTGCAAGGTGACGCCCGTTATCCATGTGCTGCAGTATCCTGGTTGTGTGCCGAAGCCGATTCCCTCATTCGCCTGTGTGGGTCGCTGTGCAAGTTATATTCAG GTATCGGGCAGTAAAATCTGGCAAATGGAACGATCCTGCATGTGCTGCCAGGAGTCGGGTGAACGCGAGGCTGCCGTGTCTTTGTTTTGTCCCAAGGTCAAACATGGCGAACGAAAGTTCAAGAAGGTGCTCACCAAAGCACCGTTAGAATGCATGTGTCGCCCTTGCACCTCAATTGAGGAATCTGGCATTATACCGCAGGAGATTGCCGGCTACTCGGATGAGGGCCCACTCAACAACCACTTCAGACGCATTGCCCTACAGTAG
- the LOC132786576 gene encoding LOW QUALITY PROTEIN: aminopeptidase N-like (The sequence of the model RefSeq protein was modified relative to this genomic sequence to represent the inferred CDS: deleted 1 base in 1 codon): MNSCRFGVWLLANLLLATLIANCASLDYRLNPNVLPSYYNLTIGIQGEADNPGTTFDGEVNITLLTTQSNVNSIRLHKDSIEIESCVLYNAAGNVVEQIANTQLTFEQETQQLTVPLTQSLTVNQNYTLYFKYTGTVRADTTVGLFSVSYAEEQTGITKWVLLTEMQAINARLVFPCFDEPALKAKFELHIRRPSGFNSISNTQLISTTNEANNRYVDHFDVTPIMSTYLLAFVFSEYRARGDPNELAIYTRPEFYNYTEFSYNVTQRVLPFYSLVFEQSYEELGNKLFQYATTPQFPHNSMENWGLVIFKDKVVLEEEGYTDGWNQKEFTIRNIIHENAHMWFGNSVTLKWWSYVWMQEGFARFYEFFLGNELYPEYQLDQQFVVQKLQHVMSTDALNLTMPMTSPEDSIQTLADINYMFGRISFAKAASIIRMWRNCMGEDNFNKAMISYLRANHLGNTEPSDLFDHLMQYWPPVYTNLRTFFTDFTEQVGYPTIMVNISMENRVVRLQQSRFLSNPGDGSDATLRYTVPITYTTNLEANFQNLTPSMYFDKILDIAQFNFNDPIDWIILNIKQSNYYRVLYDTPILNQIQLALTEDKHSGIAVENRAALIDDLFNFAYAGMIDYEQVFEFIEYLSTEIEYIPWFAAYDGLQDVTKRLTPQQLINFEKYLSDITLAVYAKLGVNWKWQDTVLEVYNRNMQVSWLCKYQNEACNEDVQRSFDENLEKPSPDYRESFYCAAARTSGYDRVLALYKNETNSNDRQLLWRAASCTRNSARSHYEIEILGNSTSVALKTAGIAQLYQQNPDLINTVYSMITEDIQSLANALGSWSRTADVLSEMADYFTTREQQQQFSDFIEKNSAPFGDSVTTLKTALTTVETNVQWAERRLGRLVNFLAKRNGAAAVGLTLATMLLMMMSSLLNLL, encoded by the exons ATGAACAGTTGTCGATTCGGAGTTTGGCTGTTGGCCAACTTGCTCCTGGCCACATTAATTGCCAATTGTGCGAGCCTCGATTATCGACTGAATCCGAATGTGCTGCCATCGTATTATAATCTAACCATCGGCATACAGGGTGAGGCCGATAATCCCGGCACAACATTCGATGGCGAAGTCAACATCACACTACTCACAACACAATCGAATGTGAACAGCATTCGACTGCACAAGGACTCCATTGAGATTGAGAGCTGTGTGCTCTACAACGCCGCTGGCAACGTAGTCGAGCAAATTGCCAATACTCAACTCACATTCGAACAGGAGACTCAACAGCTAACAGTGCCGCTGACTCAGTCGTTGACCGTCAATCAGAACTACACACTGTACTTCAAGTACACGGGTACAGTGAGAGCAGATACCACAGTGGGTCTGTTCTCCGTCAGCTATGCGGAGGAGCAGACGGGGATCACAAAGTGGGTGCTGCTAACCGAGATGCAGGCCATAAACGCGCGTCTTGTGTTTCCCTGCTTCGATGAACCCGCCCTCAAGGCCAAGTTTGAGCTGCACATTCGACGGCCAAGCGGATTCAACTCGATTAGCAACACGCAATTGATCAGCACCACAAACGAAGC CAATAATCGCTATGTGGATCACTTTGATGTGACGCCCATTATGTCCACTtatcttttggcttttgttttctcCGAATATCGTGCACGTGGTGATCCCAACGAGTTGGCCATCTATACTCGGCCAGAGTTCTACAACTACACCGAGTTCAGTTACAATGTGACGCAACGAGTTCTGCCATTCTACTCTCTGGTTTTCGAGCAATCTTATGAGGAGTTGGGCAATAAGCTGTTCCAATATGCAACGACACCGCAATTTCCACACAACAGCATGGAGAATTGGGGTCTAGTTATATTCAA gGACAAAGTAGTCTTGGAAGAAGAAGGTTATACTGATGGCTGGAATCAA AAAGAGTTCACCATTCGCAATATCATCCATGAAAATGCGCACATGTGGTTCGGCAATAGTGTGACATTGAAATGGTGGAGTTACGTCTGGATGCAGGAAGGATTCGCTCGCTTCTATGAGTTCTTCCTAGGCAACGAG CTGTACCCAGAGTATCAATTGGATCAACAGTTTGTTGTTCAGAAGCTGCAGCACGTCATGTCCACTGACGCCTTAAATCTCACCATGCCCATGACCAGCCCAGAGGATTCGATTCAAACTCTCGCCGACATTAATTACATGTTTGGCAGAATCTCTTTTGCCAAGGCAGCCAGCATCATTCGCATGTGGCGCAATTGCATGGGCGAGGACAACTTCAACAAGGCTATGATAAGCTATCTCAGAGCAAA TCATTTGGGCAACACAGAGCCAAGTGATTTGTTCGATCATCTCATGCAATATTGGCCACCTGTATACACCAATCTGAGAACGTTCTTCACCGACTTTACCGAGCAAGTTGGCTACCCAACGATCATGGTGAACATCAGCATGGAGAATCGCGTGGTGCGGTTGCAGCAGAGTCGCTTTTTATCGAATCCTGGAGATGGTAGCGATGCGACTTTACGCTACACTGTCCCCATCACATATACGACGAATCTGGAAGCGAACTTTCAAAATCTAACACCAAGCATGTACTTTGATAAAATTCTCGACATTGCGCAGTTCAATTTCAACGATCCCATAGACTGGATTATCTTGAACATCAAGCAATCCAACTACTATCGAGTGCTCTACGATACGCCAATTCTCAATCAAATTCAACTTGCTCTCACCGAGGATAAACACAGTGGGATAGCTGTCGAGAATCGTGCAGCTCTCATTGATGATCTCTTCAACTTTGCCTACGCCGGCATGATCGATTACGAGCAGGTCTTCGAGTTCATTGAGTACTTGAGCACCGAAATCGAATATATACCCTGGTTTGCAGCCTACGATGGTCTGCAGGATGTGACAAAGCGATTGACGCCACAGCAACTGATCAATTTCGAGAAATATCTGAGTGATATTACGTTGGCAGTCTACGCTAAGCTGGGCGTCAATTGGAAGTGGCAAGATACAGTGCTGGAAGTGTACAATCGCAACATGCAAGTCTCCTGGCTGTGCAAGTATCAAAATGAAGCTTGCAACGAAGATGTGCAGCGCAGCTTTGATGAGAACCTCGAGAAGCCATCGCCCGACTACCGTGAATCATTCTATTGTGCCGCTGCTCGCACTTCGGGCTACGATCGTGTACTGGCCTTGTACAAGAATGAGACCAACTCCAATGATCGTCAGTTGCTTTGGCGAGCTGCCAGCTGCACAAGGAACTCGGCACGCTCGCACTACGAGATCGAGATCTTGGGCAACTCGACGAGCGTTGCTCTCAAGACTGCGGGCATTGCACAGTTGTATCAGCAGAATCCAGATTTGATAAACACTGTCTACTCTATGATCACCGAGGACATTCAGAGCTTGGCCAACGC TTTGGGCAGCTGGTCGCGAACAGCAGATGTGCTAAGTGAGATGGCCGATTACTTTACCACACgggaacagcagcaacaattctCTGACTTTATAGAGAAGAACTCTGCACCGTTTGGTGATTCAGTGACAACACTCAAGACAGCTCTGACCACTGTGGAGACGAATGTGCAATGGGCCGAGCGACGTTTGGGCCGATTGGtcaactttttggccaaaagaaATGGAGCTGCTGCCGTTGGATTGACACTAGCAACaatgctgctgatgatgatgtcgtCGCTACTCAACTTATTGTGA
- the LOC132786581 gene encoding bursicon isoform X2 has translation MCVCVREREREREREEIKGAELSGINAIFVYAITRQKGFVWRCLRALLGNKSCDNALRQRSLPATEHTEASYKSRSAVGNVFHLKPSPKTCNEMLRHVLRNENNRIFVLILLYCVLVSLLKLCMAQADNAVSSSDNDIGHLGDDCKVTPVIHVLQYPGCVPKPIPSFACVGRCASYIQVSGSKIWQMERSCMCCQESGEREAAVSLFCPKVKHGERKFKKVLTKAPLECMCRPCTSIEESGIIPQEIAGYSDEGPLNNHFRRIALQ, from the exons atgtgtgtgtgtgtgagagagagagagagagagagagagagagaggaaataAAAGGAGCCGAGCTCAGCGGGATAAATGCCATTTTCGTGTATGCAATTACTAGGCAAAAAGGTTTTGTTTGGCGCTGCTTGCGCGCTTTATTGGGCAATAAGTCATGCGACAACGCATTAAGGCAACGTTCGCTGCCGGCAACGGAACACACTGAGGCTTCCTATAAAAGCCGCTCGGCAGTTGGCAACGTTTTCCATTTGAAGCCATCGCCGAAGACTTGCAACGAAATGCTGCGCCACGTGCTACGCAATGAGAACAATCGCATTTTTGTGCTAATTCTGTTATACTGTGTGTTGGTCAGTTTGCTGAAATTGTGTATGGCGCAGGCGGATAACGCGGTGTCCTCCAGTGATAATG ATATTGGGCATCTTGGTGATGATTGCAAGGTGACGCCCGTTATCCATGTGCTGCAGTATCCTGGTTGTGTGCCGAAGCCGATTCCCTCATTCGCCTGTGTGGGTCGCTGTGCAAGTTATATTCAG GTATCGGGCAGTAAAATCTGGCAAATGGAACGATCCTGCATGTGCTGCCAGGAGTCGGGTGAACGCGAGGCTGCCGTGTCTTTGTTTTGTCCCAAGGTCAAACATGGCGAACGAAAGTTCAAGAAGGTGCTCACCAAAGCACCGTTAGAATGCATGTGTCGCCCTTGCACCTCAATTGAGGAATCTGGCATTATACCGCAGGAGATTGCCGGCTACTCGGATGAGGGCCCACTCAACAACCACTTCAGACGCATTGCCCTACAGTAG